The DNA region AGAATGCAAGTGGCAGTTAAATACGACAAGATTACCGGTTTGTTGTGGATCCCCAGCTGCGCCCATGTTATGATCTCCAACAGTTCTTCGATCGTCCCGTAACCGCCTGCGCATGTTAGACAACTAGGTATGTATAGCTCACATCGATCATCCGAGATCTCGAGCCATCTAGCTAGCTAGTACATGTATTAGAAGTCGTACTAGCTAATACGAAGGTGGTGATGTTGTTTAATTTATTATGATCGGGATGAACCAGATATccataataataataataacaaTAACAATAACAATAATAATAATGGTATATATTAGTGTTGGTCTTTGACCGAGAGATGGACCTGGCAGGGCGACGAAGGCGTCGGCGTGCTTCGCCATTTCTGCCTTGCGCTCATGCATGTCCCTGACCACTTTCACCTCCCCCAATGTCTCCCCCGACACCTGGAGATTATCGGCATCGCACGTTTAGTCCGGCCATGCGCGCACTCAAATCCATGCATGGACCATGGCATGGCGCCTCTGCTGGCTCCGTCGTGTTGGAAAAGACGCGAATGGGGATTTGGCATTACCTCTTCAGGCAGGAGCGCGCTAGGGATGACCCTGAAGCAGATAGGGGTTACCCAAATGCAGGAGGAAGACGAAGAGATCAGAAGCACGCAGCGAATCACTATATTGGAAAAGAAAAATGCTTGCATTGGGATAGCTAGCTAGAAGGCATCGTCTGTTACCCGAGGACGTGGCGGCCGCCCTCGTGGACGGCCTTGGACACCAGGCCCATcaggccgccgctgccgccgccgtagaCCAGATTGATCTGCCTCTCGACCTGCGGAAGAACTAGCAGTAGTCAAGCATCGACACGCATCATGCGCTAAAAGCTAGCGAATGATTGAGAAATAAAGCAGCTCCAATGGCGCTGCCGGCTCACCAGTTGCTTTCCGAGGTCGAGCGCGGCAGCGCTGAAGGACGGCCGGTTCCCCGGCCTGCTGCCGCAGAAGACGCAGATCGTTCGCACCGGCCCCCgtccgccgctgctgctgccgccgccgccgccgccgctcttctCAGCAAACTTCTCTTGGTTCTCCTCCATGGGTCACAAACCACGAGAGGGAGGAAGGAAAGGATGAGACACCAGGAAGAGAGGTGGTGGATATTCCCTTATGGGGTCCCCTCGATGGCCGATGGATGGGTGCCTATTTATGCACACGAAATAGAGCACTTTGCATGCAATAATTATATCTCTCGTCAGCCGAAAATAATATCCCGCTGATTGGTCGCCACCTCCCTTATATATAAAAAGAATAACAGAACAAGAATATATAAAAACAGATCTAGATTCGTAGAAGGCAAAAAATTGTCAAGTTTTATATACATTTGAATTGGATTGGAGATTTGTGCGGCTTTCTTCTCTACCATTTCTCTGGTTGACCTAAGGCAGAATTTCATTGCACGATTTCATAGAGTGCCATGTCATGTAAATACATTTGAGCTCACGAATGAAACAAGATCCTCCAATGCAAAATTCCATTTCATGATTTCATAGATAGCCATCGCATTTAATTGTGAGGCATGTGATTGGACGCAATTGCATGGAATGAAACTTTATAGCCCCCAATGCAAGTTTTATGGTCTTAGAAACAAAACAGTGTATACATAGTTTCATCCTGATGAAACTCCTTCCCTCTTTTTCTTCATAATTATCTTACCATGTCATCACAAATGCTGACATATCATTATATTTAATGCGCATGAAACTTCTATATATGAAACTTGCACTTGGATTAGCCTAATAATGGTTGGGGGCAAGTGACAAGCGGGATGGTGAGACGGCTGGAGAGTAGGATCATGCATGTGTATTCTATCTCTCAAATATTTGTTTCTATAAACATCTAGAATATGTTAGACTTTTTGTCCCGTTATTCGTCGATAAATACATAACAGAAACAAACGTGGGGTTCCTTTTGGCGCTCGCTGTAAATTCGTTGGAGGCTTTGGTACACGTACGTAGTCCTGCGCGCGGCTCTATTAACCAGTAACCACGTCAAGATGCGGCGGTCCCTCCGCGTTAGTAGGAGTCGTCAAGAAATTAAAAGTTTGACCTAACACTGTGCACAGCCAGTACGCGTGCGCACCGCGCTCCGGCCAGTTGGACAGGGTACGACCCCGGTCGGCGCGCGATCGATCCCCACTCACCTCACCGGCCGGCCACCACCGTCCGCGCAGCTCGTACTAGCAGGCCGCAGCAGCTAGATAGCTCTCCCGTGCGCCGTGCTCGCGGCGTGCGTACGGTGGCGCGGCGCCGCTTTTTAACCCCACCCCCCAGCGCGCCCGGATTGGGTCGTGCACGCCTACTCATCCCAGTCCCCACAGATATTCAATATAGaagcaaaaagaaaagaaaaaataaaaaaatgcgGCTCTATAACAACACCGTTCGGCCGGTCTATCCGCACAGAGATTCTTCCGGCCCCGGCAGCATAAGATAAGAAACCTAGGCTGCAATGTGCCTAGAGATTCTTTTGTAATTAACAACTGAGAAGAAGATGCGTAGACGTACTACAGCTTTGTGTCTCAGCCGGCCAGACctagaaaagtcgatgcaatatGTGGATTCTCTGATTCTTTAGTGGGGCTGGTTGTTGCAGAACTAAATCACTACAGCCTTATAAACAAATCAAATCAAAGTTATAGCAGAGTATCACTACAGCCTTGGACCATTTTCTTGTATATAATATCTTGCACTGCTGAATGGCCCATCAGCGATCAGTCTGCTGACGATTCAGGAAAAAGGAAGAAGCAGAAAGAAATAAACCAATCATCTTTGTAATCATGCACAATGCTTGCGCACAACGGCACAAGGAAGTGCTCTGCTCATCAAAATAATGCATCGATCGATCGCAGTTGGGCCACTACTAGTGTACTATATGGAACCATTAAAATCAGTCAGAAAtgtttttcttttaaaaaaactcAGTCAGGAACCGCGTCTTGCATTGTGCATTGATCAGTCCAATAGGAAACACAAAGATGATACGGCCGGATCAACAGTACAACCTTGCCAGGGAACCAATGGTTGTACTACTAGTAATCTCTGAAGAAAAATAACTGCGTGTAGTTTATATGCAAGTAGAGCCGACACTCCGCAGGCAATATACGAAAGGACCGTGTCAGTCCTGAAACAAATTAAATAAATCAAGAACTCTAACAGATTTAAATATTCAAGCACTGGATGAACCGTGTCGGAGCTAAGGCAAGAGTAACGAAACTCTTGTTCTTTTACTACTGGCAAAATAGTCAAACTCATCCCAAAACTTTGCTCCAAGGTTCAAGTCAGCATTGAGTGCTCATGGATTAGTTAGCGTATAGGAATTGTCTTTTCTTCCATACGACTATTGTAGCTATATATAAAATTGATAAAATACAATAATTCGATCTTCATTTGCTGAGACCTTAGATATGAAGGCTAACACATCACATTGTTATTCATCA from Panicum hallii strain FIL2 chromosome 9, PHallii_v3.1, whole genome shotgun sequence includes:
- the LOC112876049 gene encoding probable cytokinin riboside 5'-monophosphate phosphoribohydrolase LOG4, whose product is MEENQEKFAEKSGGGGGGSSSGGRGPVRTICVFCGSRPGNRPSFSAAALDLGKQLVERQINLVYGGGSGGLMGLVSKAVHEGGRHVLGVIPSALLPEEVSGETLGEVKVVRDMHERKAEMAKHADAFVALPGGYGTIEELLEIITWAQLGIHNKPVGLLNVDGYYNSLLSLFDKGVEEGFIDAKARNIFVLADTASELLTRLTEARLAVEDDDDAAAAGGGEEEEKGAAAAGVKRKRS